From the Selenomonas timonae genome, one window contains:
- the hisA gene encoding 1-(5-phosphoribosyl)-5-[(5-phosphoribosylamino)methylideneamino]imidazole-4-carboxamide isomerase — MIIFPAIDLCDGKCVRLLRGDFAQETVYSDRPEETALRWEREGAEFLHVVDLDGALAGKPRNTDVIKKILSAVQIPIEVGGGIRSLETIEKTLELGVHRVILGSAAVQNRDLVKEACHRYGDRIAVGIDAKDGIVAIDGWGVSGGITAAALAKKLASFGLKTIIYTDISRDGTLSGVNIEATSKLAAESGIDIIASGGVRSLDDIHALKKYESKGIVGVIAGKSIYEGTLVLSEAIAAAR, encoded by the coding sequence ATGATTATTTTTCCCGCGATTGATCTGTGTGATGGAAAATGTGTCCGCCTGCTCCGAGGAGATTTTGCCCAAGAAACCGTATACAGTGACCGACCTGAGGAAACTGCCCTTCGCTGGGAACGGGAGGGGGCGGAGTTCCTTCATGTTGTCGATCTGGACGGTGCGCTTGCAGGCAAACCGCGCAATACAGATGTGATCAAGAAAATTCTCAGTGCCGTGCAGATTCCGATCGAGGTCGGCGGCGGGATTCGCAGCCTTGAAACGATTGAGAAGACCTTGGAATTGGGTGTACATCGCGTTATTCTTGGCTCTGCTGCCGTGCAGAATCGTGATCTTGTCAAAGAGGCATGTCATCGATATGGTGATCGTATCGCTGTCGGAATTGATGCCAAGGACGGTATTGTCGCCATTGATGGATGGGGCGTATCGGGTGGGATTACAGCCGCTGCGCTTGCAAAAAAACTTGCATCCTTCGGGCTGAAGACCATTATATATACCGATATTTCAAGGGATGGTACGCTCTCGGGCGTAAACATTGAGGCAACGTCCAAACTGGCAGCCGAATCAGGCATCGACATCATCGCATCGGGCGGCGTTCGATCGCTGGATGATATCCATGCACTGAAGAAGTACGAATCGAAAGGGATTGTCGGGGTTATTGCCGGTAAATCCATCTATGAAGGTACGCTTGTGCTGTCTGAGGCGATTGCAGCTGCACGTTGA